Below is a window of Pseudodesulfovibrio sp. 5S69 DNA.
ATAGGCCTCGCACAGGTTCATGGGGGTGACCACGGCGGAGCCCAGCGACACGGACAGGTCGTGCGGGAAGTCCGTGTCCAGGCCCATGGCCTTGGCCCGGTCGATGATGGCCCGAATGCCGATCTTCTGGGCGATGCGGATGGTGCACAGGTTCTTGGACTTGACCAGAGCGGTGCGCAGCAGGGTCGGTCCGTCGAAAGTGCCCTCAAAATTTTCGGGCCGCCACAGCTTGCCCTCGGCGTCGTTGGCGTAGACGATGGGCGCATCCAGGACGATGGAGGCGGCGGTGAAGCCGTTGTCGATGGCGGCCGAATAGACGATGGGCTTGAAGGCCGAACCGGGCTGGCGCTTGGCCTGGGTGGCCCGGTTGAACTGGCTGGTGGCGAACGAGTAGCCGCCCACCAGGGCGACGACCTCGCCGGTATCGGGCTTGATGGAGACCAGGGCCCCCTGGACCTTGGGCTCGCGCTCCAGGTCGAGAATCCAGGTGCCGTCCTCCTTTTTCGGGGCCGTGTCCACGGTCACCCAGACCACGTCGCCCTTTTTGAGGATCTTGCGGGCGTCGGTCGGGTCGGGCACGTCCTCGTGGCTCTTCTTGACGTCGGGCTCGCGCACCCACCACATGGCCTTGATGGGAATTTCGCCCTTGTACTGGCCGAAGCTGACCAGGGCCTTGTCCTTGGAGACCTTGGTCACGAAGGCCTTCATGAGCTGGTCCTTGGCCATGATGTTGTCCGTGTTCTGCGGGCCCTCTTCGAGAATCCTGGGCTCGTCCGCCGCGGTGAAATGGCCGATGGGGCCGGTCCACCCGCGCCGCTTGGCCGAGTCGATGAGTCCGCGCCTGAGCGCCTTCTCGGCGGCCTCCTGGTGCTTCAGGTCGCACGGGGTGGTCACGGTCAGGCCGCCGTTGTAGACCTCGTCCTCGCCGTACTGGTCGACCAGCCAGCGGCGGACCTCTTCGAGGTAATACGCCCCCACTTTCCAGGACGGGTCCTCCATGGACTTGAGCTCGATGGGCTCGACCAGGGCCTCCTGGTACTGCTCGTCGGTGATCCAGCCGAGGTTGCGCATCTGGCCGAGGACGTACTCCTGGCGCTGCCGGGCCAGCTGATAGTTCTGGTACGGATTGTACCGCGTGGGCGCCTGGGGCAGGCCCGCGATCATGGCCGCCTCGGCGACAGACAGGTCCTTGGCGTGCTTGGCGAAATAGGTCCGAGCCGCGGCCTCCACGCCGTAGGAGTGCGCGCCCAGAAAGATATGGTTCAGATAGATGGTCAGGATCTCTTCCTTGGTCAGGTAGTTCTCCAGACGGAAGGCGAGGATGGCCTCCTTGAGCTTGCGCTTGTAGCTGCGCTCGGAGGTCAGCAGCAGGCGCTTGATGATCTGCTGGGTGATGGTCGAGCCGCCCTGCTTGGTGCGCCCGGCCATGAGGTTGGCCTTGAAAGCGCGGACGATGGCGGTCAGGTCCACGCCGTCGTGCTCGTAGAAGGAGGCGTCTTCGGCGGCCAGAAAGGCCTTGGGAATCCACGGACTCATCTGGTCCAGGGTGACCAGGAACCGCTTCTCCTTGTAGAAATAGCCGAGCACCTTGTTGTCCTTGGCATACACCGTGGTCACCAGGGGCGGCTTGTAGTCCGTTATGTTCTTGAAGCCGGGCAGGTCGCTGGAGGCCCAGTGGTAGAGCCAGACGGCCCCGCCGATGCCCGAAAGGGTACAGATGAGAACGAATATGCCGAATATCTTGAGGAATTTCTTCATGTTCTATCCATCAGAAGGTTTTCTTGACCGGATTCGCGCCCTTGGTCGGGGGCAGTCCCCAGACCAGGCGCAACCGGCCGTACAGATCCTTCACGGTCGCCTTGTTGGTGTCAAGGATGTCGAGAATACGGGCCAGGGTGCCCCCTTCCCGCCGGGCGAGGCAGGTGGGAGTATCGAAATGCGTGACCGTGCGGCCCGCCATCCAAAAGGGAAAGAGACGGCAGTAATAGGGGCGCGCCTCCTGCGGGATCTCGCAGCCCAGCGGGCCGAGGAAGCGGCACGCGCCCATGGAGTCCACGGCCAGCCGGAAGTGCTCCTTGCCCTCCGGGAATATCCGCCGGACCAACGCCTCTTCGCCGGGGAAGAGGCGGCAGGCGTAGTCGATGAACGCCTTGGAGTTGGGCGACAGCACGAAGCCGCCGGTGTACGGCACCAGATCCTGGATGCGCTCCTTCTCGGTCTGGGACAGGGGAAAGCAGTACTCCTCCTGGCCCGTGGTGATGCGGCAGCAGGTCGGCCCTTGGAAGGAACAGCGCCTGCAGACGTCGGCGTCTTCGGTACGGGTCCGGGCCATCAACCGGCTCCCCCGCCGTTGCCGCCGGAAAAAGTCAACTCGCCCTTGCCGAGCAGGTCGTGGAGGTGGACCATGCCCGCCAGCCGTCCGTCGTCGCGGACCACGGGCAGGACGGTGATCTGGCTGCGCTCCATGAGGTCGAGCACCCGGGCCGAGGACTCCCCGGCCGTGGCCCTTCTCGGCGACACGGTCATGACCTCGCGCACCGGGCGGTCCATGTCGAGCCCCCCGGCGCAGACCAGGCGGCGCACGTCGCCGTCGGTCAACACGCCCTTGAGCACCGTGGCCTGGTCGACCACGGCCACCAGGCCGAGCCCGCCGCCGTTGAGGGTGGCCAGGGCGTCCTTCAGGGCGGCCTCCTCCCGGACCACGGGCAGGCCGTCGCTGTGCATGAGCTGGTCCACGCAGGTGGCCAGCCGCTGCCCCAGCGAACCGCCGGGGTGGAACCGCTTGAAATCGTCCTGGCCAAAGGACTTCCACTCCATGAGGCAGACGGCCAGGGCGTCGCCCACGGCCAGTTGCGCGGTGGTCGAGGACGTCGGAGCCAGCCCCATGGGACACGCCTCGCGCGGCACATGGACCTGGATGTGGATGTCCGAGAGTTCGGCCATGGGCGAGGCAGGGTTCGAGGTCATGGCGATGACCGTGGCCCCCAGGGACTTGAGCGTGGGCAGGATGGCGTTGACCTCGTCGGTGGCCCCGGAGTTGGACAGGGCCAGGACCACGTCCTCGTCCCGGATCATGCCCAGGTCGCCGTGGGCCCCCTCCACCGGATGGAGGAAGAAGGACGGCGTTCCCGTGGAGGACAGGGTGGCCGCGATCTTACGGCCCACCAGCCCGGACTTGCCCAGGCCGGTGATGACCACGCGGCCCGTGCACTCGGCCATGGCGGTCAGGGCCTCGATGAACGGCCCGTTCAACTGGTCGCGCACGGCCTCAAGCCCCTGGACCTCGATGTCCAGGACCTCGCGGGCCAGGGCCAGCCAGTCCTTGCGCTCGGATGTGCATGCCATGCGTTGTTCTCCCGAATAGGAACCGGAGCGGACGCGAAAACGCGTCCTTCCCGGCAGGCGGCCCGTGTGCCGCCCTCTCCCGGCCGGTCCCCATCGGGGACGCCGGGCGTTGATGATTCGCAGCCTAGCAGAATTCCTTGATGATGCCGGGCGTGGCCTCCAGACAGTCCTTGCCCATATGGTCGGTCAAGGGGACCGGATAGTTGCCGTCGAAGCAGGCCAGGCACCACTCGTCCTGCGTCACGGAGTCCACGAGCCCCTTGATGCTCAGATAGTGCAGGGAGTCGAGCCCCATGAAGCGGGCGATATCCTCTTCGCTGTGGTTGGCGGCGATGAGCTCGCCCTTGGAGGAGAAGTCGATGCCGTAGAAACAGGGGAACCGGATGGGCGGGCAACTGACGCGCAGGTGGATCTCCCGTGCGCCCAGTTCGCGCAGCTTCTTGACCCGGGCGCGGATGGTGGTGCCGCGCACGATGGAATCCTCGATGATGATGATACGCTTGCCCGTGATCATGGACTTGACCGGGTTGAGCTTCACCCTGGTGGAGAAATCGCGCATGTCCTGGGAGGGCTGGATAAAGGTCCGGCCCACATAGTGGTTGCGGATCATGGCCAGCTCCAGCGGCAGGCCGGACTCCTGGGAGTAGCCCACGGCCGCGTAGTTCCCCGAATCCGGGAACGGCATGACCAGGTCGGCGTCCACCGGGGCCTCCTTGGCCAGCATGGCGCCCATGGCCTTGCGCCGCTCGTAGACCACGTCGCCGAAGATGTGCGAGTCGGGACGGGCGAAGTAGATGAGCTCGAAGATGCACTTGCTGCACCGGATGGGCTCGGCGAAGCGGTGGGAGGTCAGCTTGTTCTTGTGGATGACGACCATCTCGCCGGGCTCCAGGGGGCGCAGATACTCGGCCTCGACCAGGTCGAAGGCGCAGGTCTCGGAGGCGAAGACGTAGTTGCCCGCCACGGAGCCGAGCACCAGCGGCCGGAACCCGTTGGGGTCCTTGACCGCAATCATCTTGTCGTTGGCCAGGATGAGCATGGAATAGGCGCCGCGCACCTTGTTGCAGGCCTTGCCCACGGCCTCCTCGATGCTCTCGGACTCGTGCAAGTACTTGATGATCAGGTGGGCGAAAACCTCGGTGTCCATGGTGGTCTGGAAGATGGAGCCGTTCTGCTCCAGCTCCCTGCGCAGCTCGTAGGTGTTGACCAGGTTGCCGTTGTGGGCCACGGCCAGGCGCAGGTCGCCGTGGCGGACCAGGAACGGCTGGGCGTTGCGGATGAGCGACGCGCCCGTGGTCGAATAGCGGATGTGGCCCATGGCGATGGAACCCTTGAGTTCCTTGCCCAGGTGCCGCTCGTTGAACACGTCGGCCACCAGGCCCATGCCCTTCTGTTCGCGGATTTTCTCGCCATCCCAGGTAACGATGCCCGCGGACTCCTGCCCGCGGTGCTGCAGCGCGTACAGACCGAAGTAGGTCATGCGCGCCGCCTCCTTGTTACCGTAGATGCCGAAAAGACCGCAATACTCTTTTTTCATGAAGACTCTCTCGTGTGTCCGGCTTCTCTCTAGCCGTAGTATTCTTGCAGGCTCTTCACTTGCAGCCCGGTTTGTCTGAGTTCACATATGGCCTGCACCACCGCGCGAGCCCCGGACACCGTGGTGGTGTAGGGGATGTCGTACAGCAGCGCATTCTGACGGATCATCTTGGCGTCGCCCACGGTCTTCTTGCCCGAAGGCGTGTTGATGACCAGGTCGAACGCCCCGTTCTTGATGTGGTCGACCACGTGGGGCCGCTGGCCCTCGTGGACCTTGTGGACCTTTTCCACGTTGACGCCCTTCTCCATGAGGAAGTCGGCCGTGCCGCCCGTGGCCGCGACCTTGAAGCCCATGGCCTCGAAGTCCTTGGCCACCAGGACGATCTTGGACTTGTCCCAGTCGTTGACCGACATGAAGACCGTGCCCGAGGTGGGCAGCTTCTGGCCGGCGGCCAGTTGCGACTTCATGTAGGCCAGGCCGAAGCTCGGGTCGATGCCCATAACCTCGCCGGTGGAGCGCATCTCGGGTCCGAGCAGGACGTCCACGTTGGGAAAGCGGGTGAACGGGAAGACCGACTCCTTGACCGAGACGTGGCCCCGCTTGCGCAGTTCCCAGGGCTTCAAGTCCTTGAGCTTCTCGCCAAGCATGACCCGCGTGGCCAGCTTGGCCAGGGGCACGCCCGTGGCCTTGGACACGAAGGGCACCGTGCGCGAGGCGCGCGGGTTGACCTCGATGATGTAGACCTCGTTGTCCTTGATGGCGAACTGGACGTTCATCAGCCCGACCACGCCCAGTTCCTTGGCCATGGCCACGGTCTGGCGCTCGATCTCGCGGATGAGTTCGGCGCTGAGCGAGTACGGCGGCAGCACCGAGGCGGAGTCGCCCGAGTGGATGCCCGCCTCCTCGATGTGCTCCATGACCCCGCCGATATACACGTCCTCACCGTCGGCCAGGGCGTCCACGTCCACCTCGACGGCGTATTCGAGGAACTTGTCGATCAGGGTCGGGTGCTCCGGGGAGACCAGGGC
It encodes the following:
- a CDS encoding penicillin-binding protein 1A encodes the protein MKKFLKIFGIFVLICTLSGIGGAVWLYHWASSDLPGFKNITDYKPPLVTTVYAKDNKVLGYFYKEKRFLVTLDQMSPWIPKAFLAAEDASFYEHDGVDLTAIVRAFKANLMAGRTKQGGSTITQQIIKRLLLTSERSYKRKLKEAILAFRLENYLTKEEILTIYLNHIFLGAHSYGVEAAARTYFAKHAKDLSVAEAAMIAGLPQAPTRYNPYQNYQLARQRQEYVLGQMRNLGWITDEQYQEALVEPIELKSMEDPSWKVGAYYLEEVRRWLVDQYGEDEVYNGGLTVTTPCDLKHQEAAEKALRRGLIDSAKRRGWTGPIGHFTAADEPRILEEGPQNTDNIMAKDQLMKAFVTKVSKDKALVSFGQYKGEIPIKAMWWVREPDVKKSHEDVPDPTDARKILKKGDVVWVTVDTAPKKEDGTWILDLEREPKVQGALVSIKPDTGEVVALVGGYSFATSQFNRATQAKRQPGSAFKPIVYSAAIDNGFTAASIVLDAPIVYANDAEGKLWRPENFEGTFDGPTLLRTALVKSKNLCTIRIAQKIGIRAIIDRAKAMGLDTDFPHDLSVSLGSAVVTPMNLCEAYTTFPRGGSYIRPRMVLSVKSAWGDELYSSKPEPVDAISPQTAYIMATLMKQVVQNGTGWRAKVLGRPVAGKTGTSNQEQDAWFMGYAPYLLTGVYVGFDELTPMGKWETGSRAASPIWVDYRKQVEDDYPYEDFTQPPGIVMVKVDGNTGKLASPSSTKEFFLPFKVGSEPTETARPYGGNGEAPASTDDLFKQTF
- a CDS encoding YkgJ family cysteine cluster protein; its protein translation is MARTRTEDADVCRRCSFQGPTCCRITTGQEEYCFPLSQTEKERIQDLVPYTGGFVLSPNSKAFIDYACRLFPGEEALVRRIFPEGKEHFRLAVDSMGACRFLGPLGCEIPQEARPYYCRLFPFWMAGRTVTHFDTPTCLARREGGTLARILDILDTNKATVKDLYGRLRLVWGLPPTKGANPVKKTF
- a CDS encoding KpsF/GutQ family sugar-phosphate isomerase, with the translated sequence MACTSERKDWLALAREVLDIEVQGLEAVRDQLNGPFIEALTAMAECTGRVVITGLGKSGLVGRKIAATLSSTGTPSFFLHPVEGAHGDLGMIRDEDVVLALSNSGATDEVNAILPTLKSLGATVIAMTSNPASPMAELSDIHIQVHVPREACPMGLAPTSSTTAQLAVGDALAVCLMEWKSFGQDDFKRFHPGGSLGQRLATCVDQLMHSDGLPVVREEAALKDALATLNGGGLGLVAVVDQATVLKGVLTDGDVRRLVCAGGLDMDRPVREVMTVSPRRATAGESSARVLDLMERSQITVLPVVRDDGRLAGMVHLHDLLGKGELTFSGGNGGGAG
- the purF gene encoding amidophosphoribosyltransferase, with protein sequence MKKEYCGLFGIYGNKEAARMTYFGLYALQHRGQESAGIVTWDGEKIREQKGMGLVADVFNERHLGKELKGSIAMGHIRYSTTGASLIRNAQPFLVRHGDLRLAVAHNGNLVNTYELRRELEQNGSIFQTTMDTEVFAHLIIKYLHESESIEEAVGKACNKVRGAYSMLILANDKMIAVKDPNGFRPLVLGSVAGNYVFASETCAFDLVEAEYLRPLEPGEMVVIHKNKLTSHRFAEPIRCSKCIFELIYFARPDSHIFGDVVYERRKAMGAMLAKEAPVDADLVMPFPDSGNYAAVGYSQESGLPLELAMIRNHYVGRTFIQPSQDMRDFSTRVKLNPVKSMITGKRIIIIEDSIVRGTTIRARVKKLRELGAREIHLRVSCPPIRFPCFYGIDFSSKGELIAANHSEEDIARFMGLDSLHYLSIKGLVDSVTQDEWCLACFDGNYPVPLTDHMGKDCLEATPGIIKEFC